A stretch of the Streptomyces ortus genome encodes the following:
- the ychF gene encoding redox-regulated ATPase YchF, producing MSLTIGIVGLPNVGKSTLFNALTKNDVLAANYPFATIEPNVGVVGVPDARLAKLAEIFGSQKILPATVDFVDIAGIVRGASEGEGLGNKFLANIRESDAICQVIRAFKDENVVHVDGKVSPKDDIETINTELILADLQTIEKVLPRLQRESRIKKDVVAKVTAIEAAKEILDAGQTLFAAGITQGSDQEALLHDLHLLTVKPFLYVFNVDEDELTDDAFKAEQSALVAPAEAIFLNAKLESDLAELDDDEAMELLQSVGVEEPGLARLAHVGFNTLGLQTYLTAGPKESRAWTIKKGATAPEAAGVIHTDFQKGFIKAEVISFEDLVEMGSIAESRAKGKARMEGKDYVMQDGDVVEFRFNV from the coding sequence GTGTCGCTCACGATCGGAATCGTCGGTCTGCCGAATGTCGGCAAGTCGACCCTTTTCAACGCCCTGACCAAGAACGACGTGCTGGCGGCCAACTACCCGTTCGCCACGATCGAGCCGAACGTGGGCGTGGTCGGTGTCCCCGACGCCCGGCTGGCCAAGCTGGCGGAGATCTTCGGTTCGCAGAAGATCCTGCCCGCCACCGTGGACTTCGTCGACATCGCGGGCATCGTGCGCGGTGCGAGCGAGGGCGAGGGCCTGGGCAACAAGTTCCTCGCGAACATCCGCGAGTCGGACGCGATCTGCCAGGTCATCCGCGCCTTCAAGGACGAGAACGTCGTGCACGTGGACGGCAAGGTCTCGCCGAAGGACGACATCGAGACGATCAACACCGAGCTGATCCTCGCGGACCTGCAGACCATCGAGAAGGTCCTGCCGCGCCTCCAGCGGGAGTCGCGGATCAAGAAGGACGTCGTGGCGAAGGTGACCGCGATCGAGGCGGCGAAGGAGATCCTGGACGCGGGTCAGACGCTGTTCGCGGCGGGCATCACCCAGGGCTCGGACCAGGAGGCACTGCTCCACGACCTGCACCTGCTCACGGTCAAGCCGTTCCTGTACGTCTTCAACGTCGACGAGGACGAACTGACCGACGACGCGTTCAAGGCCGAGCAGAGCGCCCTGGTCGCCCCGGCCGAGGCGATCTTCCTCAACGCCAAGCTGGAGTCGGACCTCGCGGAGCTCGACGACGACGAGGCCATGGAACTCCTCCAGTCGGTCGGCGTGGAGGAGCCGGGTCTGGCCAGGCTCGCGCACGTCGGCTTCAACACCCTCGGCCTGCAGACCTACCTCACGGCCGGCCCGAAGGAATCCCGCGCCTGGACCATCAAGAAGGGCGCGACCGCCCCCGAGGCCGCCGGGGTCATCCACACCGACTTCCAGAAGGGCTTCATCAAGGCGGAGGTCATCTCCTTCGAGGACCTGGTGGAGATGGGCTCGATCGCGGAGTCCCGAGCCAAGGGCAAGGCCCGCATGGAGGGCAAGGACTACGTGATGCAGGACGGCGACGTGGTGGAGTTCCGCTTCAACGTCTAG
- a CDS encoding CPBP family intramembrane glutamic endopeptidase, which translates to MRFVWQLVAVVAVAFVGGQGVTAADGEPWLQLAIGIPAAVLAVYVYRWVVGRTERRPVTELDLEQAPAALGRGTLIGAALFTAVMVNLFTSGYYDVDGIDSRSGAMGLLGFMAAAAVTEELMFRGVLFRIAEERIGTWIALVLTGTLFGLSHLLNPNASAWGAAAIAIEAGGMLTAAYVATRSLWLPIGLHFGWNFAASGVFSTEVSGNDTPPGLLDSSMSGPSLLTGGDFGPEGSVYAVLFCVLATIVLMWLAHRRGHVVPRRSRAGRVEATATLPR; encoded by the coding sequence ATGAGGTTCGTCTGGCAGCTCGTGGCCGTCGTCGCGGTCGCCTTCGTCGGTGGTCAGGGGGTCACGGCGGCGGACGGCGAACCGTGGCTCCAACTGGCCATCGGCATACCGGCAGCGGTCCTCGCGGTGTACGTCTACCGGTGGGTGGTGGGGCGGACCGAGCGGCGGCCGGTCACCGAACTGGATCTGGAGCAAGCGCCCGCCGCGCTGGGCCGCGGAACGCTGATCGGCGCCGCGCTGTTCACCGCCGTCATGGTCAACCTCTTCACCTCCGGGTACTACGACGTCGACGGGATCGACTCGCGGTCGGGCGCGATGGGCCTGCTCGGTTTCATGGCCGCCGCCGCGGTGACGGAGGAACTGATGTTCCGCGGCGTCCTGTTCCGTATCGCCGAGGAGCGCATCGGCACCTGGATCGCCCTGGTGCTGACCGGCACGCTCTTCGGCCTGTCCCACCTGCTCAACCCCAACGCCAGTGCGTGGGGCGCCGCCGCCATCGCCATCGAGGCGGGCGGCATGCTCACCGCCGCGTACGTCGCCACCCGCTCGCTGTGGCTGCCCATCGGCCTGCACTTCGGCTGGAACTTCGCCGCGTCCGGCGTCTTCAGTACCGAGGTCTCGGGCAACGACACCCCTCCCGGGCTGCTGGACTCCTCCATGTCGGGCCCGTCCCTGCTCACCGGCGGCGACTTCGGCCCGGAGGGAAGCGTGTACGCGGTGCTGTTCTGCGTGCTGGCGACGATCGTGCTCATGTGGCTCGCCCACCGGCGCGGCCATGTGGTGCCGCGTCGCAGCCGTGCCGGGCGCGTCGAGGCCACCGCTACACTCCCCCGATGA
- a CDS encoding rhomboid family intramembrane serine protease, translating to MAYERQGVGPPAPLSRGERARSAALLTGGWVALLWVLEGIDAASGHALDTFGISPREFGELRDIVPAAFLHFGFDHLAANSLPLLVLGFLAALSGIRRFLAVVTVTILVSGLGVWLTAPAHSLTAGASGVVFGLFGYLVVRGFVDRRIGDVIVGLLVGAVYGSILWGVLPTATGVSWQGHLFGLLGGVAAAFAFRRPREARIRV from the coding sequence ATGGCGTACGAACGGCAGGGCGTGGGCCCTCCCGCTCCGCTGTCGCGCGGTGAGCGGGCAAGGAGCGCGGCCCTGCTGACCGGCGGCTGGGTCGCCCTGCTGTGGGTGCTCGAAGGCATCGACGCGGCGAGCGGCCATGCCCTGGACACGTTCGGCATCAGCCCGCGCGAGTTCGGCGAGCTGCGTGACATCGTGCCCGCCGCCTTCCTGCACTTCGGCTTCGACCATCTCGCGGCGAACAGCCTGCCGCTGCTCGTCCTCGGCTTCCTGGCCGCGCTGTCCGGCATCCGCCGCTTCCTCGCCGTCGTCACGGTGACGATCCTCGTCAGCGGCCTGGGCGTCTGGCTCACCGCGCCCGCCCACTCCCTGACCGCGGGCGCGTCCGGCGTCGTGTTCGGCCTCTTCGGCTATCTGGTGGTACGGGGCTTCGTGGACCGCCGCATCGGTGACGTGATCGTGGGACTGCTCGTCGGCGCGGTGTACGGCTCGATCCTGTGGGGCGTCCTGCCGACGGCGACCGGAGTCAGCTGGCAGGGACATCTCTTCGGACTGCTGGGCGGAGTGGCCGCGGCCTTCGCGTTCCGCAGGCCCCGCGAGGCCCGAATACGCGTATAG
- a CDS encoding threonine synthase produces MTPLPDCFCPVDGTRVPTDSLAWCCPVCRGPLDLDFAPTPAPLKSLTGRVNSLWRYTECLPLPAPSVSLGEGRTPLVPLREGVTAKLDFLMPTLSFKDRGAVMLAELALRLRPRRVVADSSGNAGTAVAAYCARARLSCTVYVPEGTSAKKLEQIAAHGARVETVPGGREATASAAREAADEEGTFYASHVFNPYFLHGTKTYVHEVWEELGGRLPEVLVVPVGNGTLLLGAALAVAELHGAGLIDRRPALYAVQSAAVAPLARAWHEGADDLVGVTPAAPTFAEGIAIPRPPRARQILRAVRESGGTFLTVTEDQIRHAQTDLASQGLYVEPTAAACWAATRETPQTPRTKVIPLCGANRK; encoded by the coding sequence ATGACTCCCTTGCCGGATTGCTTCTGCCCGGTGGACGGCACGCGCGTCCCCACGGACTCGCTCGCGTGGTGCTGCCCGGTCTGCCGCGGCCCGCTCGACCTGGACTTCGCGCCGACGCCCGCGCCCCTCAAGTCCCTGACGGGCAGGGTCAACTCACTGTGGCGGTACACGGAGTGCCTGCCGCTGCCGGCCCCCTCGGTGTCCCTGGGCGAGGGCCGCACCCCGCTGGTCCCCCTCCGGGAGGGCGTCACGGCCAAACTGGACTTCCTCATGCCGACGCTCTCCTTCAAGGACCGCGGGGCCGTCATGCTCGCCGAGCTGGCCCTGCGGCTGCGGCCCCGGCGGGTCGTCGCGGACAGCAGCGGCAACGCGGGCACGGCCGTCGCCGCGTACTGCGCCCGGGCCAGGCTGTCGTGCACGGTGTACGTGCCCGAGGGCACGTCCGCGAAGAAGCTGGAGCAGATCGCGGCGCACGGGGCCCGGGTGGAGACGGTCCCGGGCGGCCGTGAGGCGACCGCGTCGGCGGCCCGGGAGGCGGCGGACGAGGAGGGCACGTTCTACGCCTCGCACGTCTTCAACCCGTACTTCCTGCACGGCACGAAGACGTACGTCCACGAGGTGTGGGAGGAGCTGGGCGGACGGCTCCCGGAGGTGCTCGTCGTCCCCGTCGGGAACGGCACGCTCCTGCTCGGCGCGGCACTCGCCGTCGCCGAACTGCACGGGGCGGGCCTGATCGACCGCAGACCCGCGCTGTACGCGGTCCAGTCCGCCGCGGTCGCCCCACTCGCCCGCGCCTGGCACGAGGGGGCGGACGACCTGGTCGGGGTCACCCCGGCGGCCCCCACGTTCGCCGAGGGCATCGCGATCCCGCGCCCGCCGAGGGCCCGCCAGATCCTGCGCGCGGTACGGGAGTCGGGCGGCACGTTCCTCACCGTGACGGAGGACCAGATCCGCCACGCGCAGACCGACCTGGCCTCCCAGGGCCTGTACGTGGAACCCACAGCGGCGGCCTGCTGGGCAGCCACCAGAGAGACCCCCCAGACCCCCCGCACAAAGGTGATCCCCCTATGCGGAGCAAACCGAAAGTAG
- a CDS encoding helix-turn-helix domain-containing protein: MTIEDNALGAELRRRRVAAGLSLSELAHKVHCSRSFLSRVETGQRRASVELAQLCDQVLEANGALTDLAAPSPDSLPRPARTGSGRRTARPAGGGHASRAGAQRRQEFDRLLRRGDLSHTTGDMREADRLYRAALHGAAEDPRAQAEAVIRMARRWSDPGQVDHELLHLIRNSLAELQADGGAEAVGLRLRLTAHLAKKVAMAVSEDTAAGRVGPEEGAGLAADTLSRLSAAGRDSRDSRDSRDSRDSRDVREGRDVRDDEVRCEVLTECRWARYDFAPAADALALSQRLHAAAVRLDSPYFHGEALMALVIDQLRTGRVYSALATASQYRKYAADTRSVLVTWQRHTLDALLDLWHGRFDVAADWILGESPKYIEGLHTDLAVPADALRQTRLGQAFWLLREQGRMAELFTSDLAEDVERHAYFPIWRAGLALALCETGQHAEGADLLAGFAADTVAFSRFPPSGWAVPTLVVLAEVCAALDIQGGYEDRLRELLPGLRERLAPHDGQQIALAGWPTVLVGSTARARGLLALAAGEPQAALGHFRQGAVPARSSQPELARLRLAEARALRGVGGPGNEDRARSLLREALRSARAYGMAQLAAQCGRLLGDPADTDRV; the protein is encoded by the coding sequence ATGACGATCGAGGACAACGCCCTGGGTGCCGAGCTGCGCCGCCGCCGGGTCGCGGCAGGACTGTCGCTCAGCGAACTGGCCCACAAGGTGCACTGCAGCCGCAGCTTCCTGAGCCGGGTCGAGACCGGTCAGCGACGAGCGTCCGTGGAGCTGGCACAGCTGTGCGACCAGGTGCTGGAGGCCAACGGGGCGTTGACGGACCTGGCCGCGCCGAGCCCGGACTCCTTACCGAGGCCGGCCAGGACCGGGTCCGGCAGACGGACGGCCCGGCCGGCCGGCGGAGGTCACGCGTCGCGGGCCGGTGCCCAGCGGCGCCAGGAGTTCGACCGGCTGCTCAGACGCGGCGACCTGAGCCACACCACCGGTGACATGCGGGAGGCCGACCGTCTCTACCGGGCCGCGCTGCACGGTGCCGCGGAGGATCCCCGGGCCCAGGCCGAGGCCGTGATCCGGATGGCCCGCCGCTGGTCGGACCCCGGGCAGGTCGACCACGAACTGCTGCATCTGATCAGGAACAGCCTCGCCGAGTTACAGGCCGACGGCGGGGCCGAGGCCGTGGGCCTGCGGCTGCGCCTCACCGCGCACCTGGCCAAGAAGGTGGCCATGGCGGTCAGCGAGGACACCGCCGCCGGCCGGGTGGGCCCCGAGGAAGGGGCCGGACTCGCCGCCGACACCCTGAGCCGATTATCGGCGGCCGGCAGGGACAGCAGGGACAGCAGGGACAGCAGGGACAGCAGGGACAGCAGAGACGTCCGGGAGGGCAGGGACGTTCGGGACGACGAGGTGCGCTGCGAAGTGCTCACCGAATGCCGCTGGGCGCGCTACGACTTCGCACCGGCGGCCGACGCCCTGGCACTGTCCCAGCGACTGCACGCCGCCGCCGTCCGGCTCGACTCACCCTACTTCCACGGCGAGGCGCTCATGGCCCTCGTCATCGACCAGCTGCGCACCGGCAGGGTCTACAGCGCACTGGCCACCGCGAGCCAGTACCGCAAGTACGCCGCCGACACCCGCAGCGTCCTCGTCACCTGGCAGCGGCACACCCTGGACGCCCTGCTCGACCTGTGGCACGGCAGGTTCGACGTGGCGGCGGACTGGATCCTCGGCGAGTCGCCGAAGTACATCGAAGGACTGCACACCGATCTGGCGGTACCCGCCGACGCCCTGCGCCAGACCCGGCTCGGCCAGGCCTTCTGGCTGCTGCGCGAACAGGGCCGGATGGCGGAGCTGTTCACCTCGGACCTGGCCGAGGACGTCGAACGGCACGCCTACTTCCCCATCTGGCGGGCCGGCCTCGCGCTCGCCCTCTGCGAGACGGGACAGCACGCCGAGGGAGCGGACCTGCTGGCGGGCTTCGCCGCCGACACCGTCGCCTTCAGCCGCTTCCCGCCCTCCGGCTGGGCGGTGCCCACCCTCGTCGTACTCGCCGAGGTCTGCGCGGCCCTGGACATCCAGGGGGGATACGAGGATCGGCTGAGGGAGCTGCTGCCGGGACTGCGCGAGCGGTTGGCGCCGCACGACGGACAGCAGATCGCGCTCGCCGGCTGGCCCACCGTGCTGGTCGGCTCGACCGCGCGGGCGCGCGGCCTGCTGGCGCTGGCCGCCGGGGAGCCGCAGGCCGCGCTCGGCCATTTCCGGCAGGGCGCCGTACCGGCCCGTTCGTCGCAGCCGGAACTGGCCCGGCTCAGGCTGGCCGAGGCCCGCGCGCTGCGCGGCGTCGGCGGTCCCGGCAACGAGGACCGGGCGCGGAGCCTGTTGCGGGAGGCCCTGCGCAGCGCACGGGCCTACGGCATGGCGCAGCTCGCGGCACAGTGCGGGCGCCTCCTGGGGGATCCGGCGGACACCGACCGCGTCTGA
- a CDS encoding CPBP family intramembrane glutamic endopeptidase — translation MSLRNTRAVRWVEHQYTQSRFEPTRRVWPAGARLAVLVVLFVLVTGLAARMRSAAGDNPVLSLLVGAVSVLIALTVYAAAVRFLEQRPATELDTAAAGSGLRVGVAVGLGLFAVTLALIALFGGYGTKGGVAVGGALTVLGMMAGVAVVEELLFRGIVFRLVEELTGTWGAMVISGLLFGGLHLANSDATVWGALAIAVEAGLMLGACYAATRTLWMPIGLHFGWNFALSGIFGVTVSGNDDMPAGLLHGVLSGPEAITGGGFGPEAGVFAILVCAVPTVVFLRTARRRGRVFTRHQPRSAGTSAAS, via the coding sequence ATGTCTCTCAGGAACACGCGGGCCGTGCGGTGGGTCGAGCACCAGTACACGCAGTCGCGCTTCGAGCCCACGCGCCGCGTGTGGCCGGCCGGGGCGCGGCTGGCGGTGCTGGTGGTGCTGTTCGTCCTGGTGACGGGCCTCGCCGCGAGGATGAGGAGCGCGGCGGGCGACAACCCGGTGCTGTCCCTGCTGGTCGGCGCCGTATCCGTGCTGATCGCCCTCACGGTCTACGCGGCGGCGGTACGGTTCCTCGAACAGCGTCCCGCCACCGAGCTGGACACCGCCGCCGCCGGGTCCGGCCTGCGAGTCGGTGTCGCCGTCGGCCTCGGACTCTTCGCCGTGACGCTCGCGCTGATCGCCCTGTTCGGCGGCTACGGCACGAAGGGCGGGGTGGCCGTCGGCGGTGCCCTGACCGTCCTCGGCATGATGGCCGGGGTCGCGGTCGTCGAGGAACTCCTCTTCCGCGGCATCGTCTTCCGCCTCGTCGAGGAACTCACCGGCACCTGGGGCGCGATGGTGATCTCGGGCCTGCTCTTCGGCGGCCTGCACCTGGCCAACTCCGACGCCACCGTGTGGGGCGCGCTGGCCATCGCCGTCGAGGCCGGCCTGATGCTCGGCGCCTGTTACGCGGCCACCCGCACCCTGTGGATGCCGATCGGCCTGCACTTCGGCTGGAACTTCGCCCTGAGCGGCATCTTCGGCGTCACGGTCTCCGGCAACGACGACATGCCCGCCGGTCTGCTCCACGGTGTGCTGTCCGGCCCCGAGGCGATCACCGGCGGCGGCTTCGGCCCGGAGGCCGGCGTCTTCGCGATCCTCGTCTGCGCCGTTCCCACGGTCGTGTTCCTGCGGACGGCCAGGCGCCGGGGTCGCGTCTTCACCCGCCACCAGCCTCGGTCCGCGGGGACGTCCGCCGCGTCCTGA
- a CDS encoding response regulator, whose product MTTPGTTSATAPIRVLVCDDQVLIRTGLVTIIDAQPDLEVAGECGDGQAAVDLAARVRPDVVVMDVRMPVLDGIEATRLLAGAGVPHPVKVLVVTTFNLDEYVYEALRAGASGFLLKDAPPAQLLHGIRTVGAGAALLDPEVTRRLVGRYAARIRPADGGAPQDIPLTPRELEVLRLIANGFSNSEIAATLVISPETVKTFVSRILAKLNLRDRVQAVVYAYRQGLVT is encoded by the coding sequence GTGACCACGCCCGGGACCACCTCCGCGACCGCACCGATCCGGGTCCTGGTCTGCGACGACCAGGTGCTGATCCGCACCGGCCTGGTGACGATCATCGACGCGCAGCCCGACCTGGAGGTGGCGGGCGAGTGCGGGGACGGACAGGCCGCGGTCGACCTCGCCGCCCGGGTGCGCCCGGACGTCGTGGTGATGGACGTCCGCATGCCGGTGCTCGACGGCATCGAGGCCACCCGCCTGCTGGCCGGCGCCGGGGTGCCGCACCCCGTCAAGGTACTCGTGGTGACCACGTTCAACCTGGACGAGTACGTGTACGAGGCGCTGCGCGCGGGCGCGAGCGGTTTCCTGCTCAAGGACGCTCCCCCGGCCCAGCTCCTGCACGGGATCAGGACCGTGGGCGCCGGCGCGGCCCTGCTGGACCCCGAGGTGACCCGCCGCCTCGTGGGCCGTTACGCCGCCCGCATCCGCCCCGCCGACGGCGGCGCCCCGCAGGACATCCCGCTGACGCCGCGTGAGCTGGAGGTGCTGCGCCTGATCGCGAACGGCTTCTCCAACAGCGAGATCGCCGCGACGCTCGTGATCAGTCCGGAAACGGTCAAGACCTTCGTCTCCCGCATCCTGGCGAAGCTCAATCTCCGCGACCGGGTGCAGGCGGTGGTGTACGCGTACCGCCAGGGACTGGTGACCTGA
- a CDS encoding sensor histidine kinase: MITPPIIGTVTLRRALNRWPALVRRRAPQWWRHADVTVRDLPLGLLLFAVSFVPESHGTQIGGLPTRPLDAQALLVLALQSFPLVVRRRRPAVCLALVSAGFAVDQLLGYHSFASTALPIALLSAGAHLEQRRRTVAIVFSVAYVPLAVAFARLDPGEPPSELVTFYLSMVLAWGLGSWLRSTRVADSEHRLRIAEETRTAERTRIARELHDVVTHHVTAMVVQAEAARYLTASPERLDRSLTAVTDTGRRAIADLRHLLDLLNPDHGTGHAAEARTPPVGRLLTLVEQTRLAGQPVEFTEEGTPAESTGSADLVAFRVVQEALTNALKYAHGSRTSVRVRHAQKEIIVEVTTDGSGSGAGSPGGSGRGLAGLRERVDVLGGEFSAGRATAGGFVVRARIPAGSPS, translated from the coding sequence ATGATCACTCCCCCGATCATCGGGACCGTCACTCTGCGGCGGGCCCTGAACCGGTGGCCCGCCCTGGTCCGGCGGCGGGCCCCGCAGTGGTGGCGCCATGCCGATGTGACCGTCCGGGACCTTCCGCTCGGGCTGCTGCTGTTCGCCGTCTCGTTCGTACCGGAGTCCCACGGGACGCAGATCGGTGGTCTGCCGACCCGTCCCCTGGACGCCCAGGCCCTTCTGGTCCTCGCCCTCCAGAGCTTCCCGCTCGTCGTGCGCCGCCGCCGGCCGGCCGTCTGCCTCGCCCTGGTGTCGGCGGGGTTCGCCGTCGACCAGCTCCTCGGTTACCACTCGTTCGCGAGCACCGCCCTGCCGATCGCCCTGCTGAGCGCGGGCGCCCACCTGGAACAGCGTCGCCGTACCGTCGCGATCGTCTTCTCCGTGGCGTACGTGCCCCTGGCGGTCGCGTTCGCCCGGCTCGATCCGGGCGAGCCGCCGAGCGAACTCGTGACGTTCTATCTGTCGATGGTCCTGGCATGGGGCCTGGGGTCGTGGCTGCGCTCGACCCGGGTCGCGGACAGCGAACACCGGCTCCGTATCGCCGAGGAGACCCGGACCGCCGAACGCACCCGTATCGCCCGGGAGTTGCACGACGTCGTGACCCATCATGTGACGGCGATGGTCGTGCAGGCGGAGGCCGCGCGCTATCTCACCGCCTCGCCCGAGCGCCTCGACCGGTCCCTGACCGCCGTCACCGACACCGGCCGGCGGGCCATCGCCGATCTGCGGCATCTGCTCGACCTGCTCAACCCCGACCACGGCACCGGTCACGCCGCGGAAGCAAGGACGCCGCCCGTGGGCAGGCTGCTCACGCTCGTGGAACAGACGCGGCTGGCCGGGCAGCCGGTGGAGTTCACCGAGGAGGGCACCCCGGCGGAGTCGACCGGCAGCGCCGATCTCGTGGCCTTCCGGGTCGTGCAGGAGGCCCTGACCAACGCCCTCAAATACGCTCACGGCAGCCGGACCTCGGTTCGGGTACGGCACGCCCAGAAGGAGATCATCGTGGAGGTCACCACGGACGGTTCCGGCTCGGGGGCCGGGTCCCCCGGCGGGAGCGGGCGGGGCCTCGCCGGTCTCCGCGAGCGGGTCGACGTACTGGGCGGCGAATTCAGCGCGGGCCGGGCGACCGCCGGCGGCTTCGTCGTCCGGGCGCGCATACCCGCCGGGAGCCCTTCGTGA
- a CDS encoding S8 family peptidase, giving the protein MAVLRHARRNVGRRVAGIAVGIGSAALVGGLVSAPPAQAAGPEGSVQYAGAPGSIADSYIVTLHADAAKAGSAEGRALAKEYGATIERTYDKALNGYAVEASAAEAKRFAADPAVASVVQNRVFSIETTQPNPPSWGLDRIDQAALPLNQSYTYDDTAGEGVTAYIIDTGVRISHTDFGGRASYGYDAVDNDNTAQDGHGHGTHVAGTVGGTAYGVAKKARIVGVRVLNNSGSGTTAQVVAGIDWVTSHAVKPAVANMSLGGTADTAIDTAVRNSIASGVTYAVAAGNESTNASTRSPARVGEAITVGATTSTDARASYSNYGAALDLFAPGSSITSAWGTGDSATNTISGTSMATPHVTGAAALYLADDPTAAPAAVQSALVAAATTGVVGGPGTGSPNRLLRVGGGGTTPPPTGSYFENTADYAIADNSTVNSPLVVSGVAGNAPAALSVPVSIVHTYIGDLQVQLVAPDGSVYTLKAYGVGGSTDNIDATYTVNASSEVANGTWTLRVSDNASRDTGYVNAWGLQF; this is encoded by the coding sequence ATGGCAGTGCTGCGTCATGCCCGGCGAAACGTAGGGCGAAGAGTTGCCGGGATCGCTGTCGGTATCGGCTCGGCCGCTCTCGTCGGCGGTCTCGTCTCGGCGCCCCCGGCCCAGGCCGCGGGCCCCGAAGGCTCCGTCCAGTACGCGGGCGCGCCCGGCTCGATCGCGGACAGCTACATCGTGACGCTCCACGCGGACGCCGCGAAGGCCGGTTCGGCCGAGGGCAGGGCCCTGGCGAAGGAGTACGGCGCCACCATCGAGCGTACGTACGACAAGGCGCTGAACGGGTACGCCGTCGAGGCGAGCGCGGCCGAGGCGAAGCGGTTCGCCGCCGATCCGGCCGTCGCCTCCGTCGTCCAGAACCGGGTCTTCTCGATCGAGACGACCCAGCCCAACCCGCCCTCCTGGGGGCTGGACCGCATCGACCAGGCAGCCCTTCCGCTGAACCAGAGCTACACCTACGACGACACCGCCGGTGAGGGCGTCACCGCGTACATCATCGACACCGGTGTCCGCATCAGCCACACCGACTTCGGCGGCCGGGCCTCCTACGGCTACGACGCCGTCGACAACGACAACACCGCCCAGGACGGCCACGGCCACGGCACGCACGTCGCCGGTACGGTCGGCGGCACGGCGTACGGCGTCGCCAAGAAGGCGAGGATCGTCGGTGTGCGGGTGCTCAACAACTCGGGCTCCGGAACCACCGCCCAGGTCGTCGCGGGCATCGACTGGGTGACGTCCCACGCGGTCAAGCCGGCCGTCGCCAACATGAGCCTCGGCGGCACCGCCGACACCGCGATCGACACCGCCGTACGCAACTCCATAGCGTCCGGCGTCACCTACGCCGTGGCGGCCGGCAACGAGAGCACCAACGCCTCCACCCGCTCGCCCGCCCGGGTCGGCGAGGCCATCACGGTCGGCGCCACCACCAGCACCGACGCCAGGGCGAGCTACTCCAACTACGGTGCCGCCCTCGACCTCTTCGCCCCCGGCTCGTCCATCACCTCGGCCTGGGGTACGGGCGACAGCGCGACCAACACCATCTCCGGTACGTCGATGGCGACGCCGCATGTCACCGGGGCCGCCGCGCTCTACCTGGCGGACGACCCGACCGCCGCGCCTGCCGCCGTGCAGAGCGCGCTGGTCGCCGCGGCCACGACCGGGGTCGTCGGCGGGCCCGGCACCGGGTCGCCGAACCGGCTGCTGCGGGTGGGGGGCGGGGGTACGACGCCGCCGCCGACCGGTTCGTACTTCGAGAACACGGCGGACTACGCGATCGCGGACAACTCCACGGTGAACTCGCCTCTCGTGGTGAGCGGGGTCGCGGGGAACGCGCCCGCGGCGCTCAGTGTGCCGGTGAGCATCGTGCACACGTACATCGGTGACCTTCAGGTGCAGCTGGTCGCTCCCGACGGGAGTGTCTACACCCTGAAGGCGTACGGGGTGGGGGGTTCCACGGACAACATCGACGCCACGTACACGGTGAACGCGTCTTCCGAGGTGGCCAATGGGACGTGGACGTTGAGGGTGAGCGACAACGCGTCGCGCGACACGGGGTACGTGAACGCATGGGGCCTGCAGTTCTGA